The genomic window tgaataaaaaacaaacaaatgatgtAAAAAAACGTTCATATATGTTGTATGCTCATAGACAGGAGTATCAAAGTCAAGCAACAGATAAATAACGAAACACAAAGATATATATTCTTACGCAAGCCATGCCTACTGAGAGGCAAACACGCTTCTCCTCCCAGATATGAATCCAACGATGGCTCGTGCCGCTAATGCTGTTCCCCAGGCCCAGCCAAGATCTAATACCAGTCAACCTGCCAAGAGCTGCCATGGAAACGGACCTCCTCTCCCACAAACACAGTCTCGGGTTAACACACGAGTCCCACATGTTTCTCCAAGGCATGTTATGAAATTCCCATCAATACGTCGAAAGCAACtcaacctgcgtgtgtgtgtgctgtggctccgatgcacgcacacagccaGACCGAGTGCCTGACCCTGCCTCTCGACCTGACGAGTGCCCCTGCCCCTTCCCCGGGCGTCAACACCCTAATAGAGGCAGGGTTCCAGCTCCTGAACACCGTGTAGCATCGTGTGAAGTGACGTCGCAGGTCGTAATCACTCTCGGCGTGTTTCTGTCGCTAACAGAGAGATGTCGCGTTGGGTCTCTCCTGTAGAGGTTTACTGGAGGCTCTGACTCCTTGAGGACTGACTGAGCACccaaagaaccccccccccccccacacacatacacactaactcacacacacatacacacacaagcacgcatgcacacacacacacacacacacacacacacacacacacacacacacacacacacacacacacacactcacagtcgcaaacatacacacaaacatatgcacgcacgcacgcacgcacacacacacacacacacacacacacacacacacacacacacccacacacacacacacacacacacacacagacacacacatacacagactacACACACCCAAAAGGCGCTTTATTATCCTCTCCTGGACGTCCTTCACGTTAATCTCTGTGATTACTCCTACTAATTAAAACTCAgcaaacaaccccccccaccccccccccccgcccccccccccccccgccgccgcatGCTCACTCCACGTCGCCCACCCACCCGCCCGGGGTCATGAAGTCTCTAAAGAGGCAGAACAAATACGGCATCacaggaggaacacacacaaacatacgcacacacacacacacacgcacacacatacacacggccTGTTTTAGCCATGCTCCCCCTCCTCTAATCCTGTATCTCTTTCACTCGCTTGTTAagaccgcggggggggggggtggtggtggggatggtggtggtgggggggggctggggtttaGTGTAGGACCATAGGGCAAGGGGTCACAGGGGTCAAGTAGGCACCTTCTCAGAAGTGACCATATGGGAGGGGTTAAATTAAGTGTGGGTGAATGTTCATTAAcccacagtggggggggggcattttgaTTGTTCAGTCCGTAGAAGCTGAAGAAGCACTGGTATGGGGGAACTTCGCTAAGTCACGgtttattaaattaaaactCAGCATTTATTTAGAGACGTATTTAAAAACAGCCAGACCGCTGTTCGGTTGGAAATAAAAgtgaataaaataaacagtaTAACACAGAAAACATCTTTAGAATATAACTCAGGAAACCACACAATCAGATACAAATAGTAATAATTacgtaaaataataataataatttacatatatataataacgTAAAACACAATATGCTGAAGAATGCACATAAACTGCGGATGAGGAAAGATCGGGTTCAGATCATAGCATCAAGGCGGTTAGACGATTAGAAGGGTTAGGTTGGAAGGGTCCAGGGAGGAGAGGTTGGGTCCCAAGGGTTTAAGCTGCCCACCCAGGGGTCTAGAGCTGGGCGCTTCGGAGTGTAGGGTGTTCCAGGATCACAGCAGTTGGGAGGAAGATCTTACAGGCCCAGGGGGGAGGGTGTGGCAGCTGAGGAGGTCTGAGATGTTAGGGCCGGAGACGGAACATCTGATAACAAATAGCACCTGTTTtgtaaacgtttttttttatatattagttAATCTGAGTGGTtatagttagggttagcgtgTATGCCCACGTGATGTCCTTTCTTCATGCGATGACATTCGTTATTTCAGGgtcaatatttattcaatttcaATTACCTTTTTGTCCTTATTTCGGTCCGCTGGTTCCATATTTGTCGGTCCCTTTTTAATATCATTATCTCATTCGTCTCATACTGGCCTAAAAAAATAGTCACGGGAATGTCATGGAATAAAATGTGCCCGCACTCCGATTTAGAGCTTACAACCACAAAAACAATATATGGTAACGTGGAAGTCAAGATTGCCATCTGAGTGCGCTTCTCACCACTAGCAATGGGTTGTTTGCGACCGAATCAGTTCGAAGGAACAACTCTTTAACAAGAACTAACCGACCTGATTCCACGTTTAAGTTCTCTATCGTTCTTCCTCCCAGACTCGACTCCCACTCGCTGACTCGCTGTTCACTGTGTTAAGTTAGCAGAGTGGTGAAGAGGGACTGGTCTGGGCAACAACATCCCGATTACGACCATGAAGCGCCCCTCAAATGAAAGGACCTTAAttgtaatgttgtgtgtgttgactgaTGACCGTTTGCACGATTATTAGCGAAcaagggaggagctgagtctgactggCTCAGCTGAGAACCATGCATGCCATGATTCACCGCTCCCGGAAAcacgactgaacgaacgaacggaCGAATGATTCTGAACGATTCTGCTTGCTGAACTGACCGACGcaaactgaatcaaggaaaagaATCATGAAATACGTCACTACTTGCAACTACTTTCTTATGTACTTTGTCATACTCTATTTATACGTAAACCGCCTGTGgagggtacagagagagagagagagagagagagagagagagagagagagagagagagagagagagagagagagagagagggagaggaggacgaggaggacgaggaggacgaggaaaaGGATGAGggagatgatgaggaggaggaggaggaggaggagtctgaGGCTATAGTCAAACAACAAAGAGCTTCTCCATAGAGTGGAGAGGCACACTGAGAGTTTAGCAGCTGTCCAAACACGGGACTAACAAACACTGGACTGTACCTGCTactttctcctccaccctccccaccccccaggcTCCCTTTAAACCAGCCAGCCTCCCTCTCAGCCCTCCTCTGCCAAGTCCCCCAGTTTGTTGGCTGACGCCAGCAGCTACCCCAGAGCCTCGAGGCCAAGTCCTTTCATCACGTGGGACACACGTAAGGGAGGAGGGTTCCTCGTTTAAACacaaagcacgcacacacgcgtgcgcacacacacacacacacacacacacacacacatacacacacacacacacacacacacacacacacacacacacacacacacacacacacacacacacacacacacacacacacacacatgcagacacgcatacatgcatCCACTtgctcacacatatacacacacacacacacacacacacacacacacacacacacacacacacacacacacacacacacacacacacacatacacaaacacacacacacacacacacacactcacacaaacacacacacacacacacacacacacacacacacactcatacacacacacatgacgaaacacacacacatacacacacgctcacacatgtacacatgcgCGTGCCCACACATGCTCACATTTGcatatacatacgcacacacaatagCACAATAGCAagcaaacgcatacacacacacacagacacgcacatacacgcacacacaaacaaagttctATTCTCTGTCAACTTCATCAGATCATTTCTCTTTTACCCTTCTCTTTCTTCCCGCTTTCTCTCTTGGGAAGATTTCACAGCCTTTTCTCCTTGTTTTTGggggaataaataaatagatatatcAACTATATGGGACTTGGCTGTGCAAGTAAATCAACTGACTGCAATTTGTTTATCCGCCTCCCGCATTAGTATATTATAGCACATATTTATAAAACCAATAGTTCATAATTCAATGCATCAGGATATTTGGTTTCAGCAAATCCTTGCTTATTTAGCTTTTTTGATGCCCGTAGAAACACAAAACCTGTTGTTAGCAAAGCAACTTTGCGTTGGTGTCtgtgaaaaaaactaaaagtaaaaaagtgaaaagtaaaaaagtTACTTTTTCATCCAAAAAGACTATCAAGACTAAAACAAACGCCCTTCCGCTGTCATCCTTTGTCCCTTCAGGGTTTTCTCCACCAAGTGTCGAGGCTGTCGGGAGAAGATCGCGCCCACAGAGTTTGTGATGCGCGCCCTGGACGGGGTCTACCACCTGGGCTGCTTCCGCTGCGGCGTCTGCCAGCGGCGGCTGTGCAAAGGGGACCAGTTTGTGGTGAGGCAGGGCCGGCTGCTCTGCAAACACGACtacgagaaggagaggagactgGACACCATCAGCCCCGACTACTCTGACCTAGGTACGGTGACGTCATGTGACCCCTGGTGTAGGTATGTATATAGATTTGGCTATGGTATGGAACGGTGGCGGCTAGTTGCGTACTTAAAGCATTGCAGATTCATATTTGGCACCAGAAAGGAATTTCTCATGAAAACAATACGTTATGTTATCTATATAGTAACTGGGTGGTCACGATATGACCAACCAGTTACATCACAATGGCGGGGGTAtgttctttcatttattttctttataaaGCATCGGTATATGTCCCATTGTGTTCCCTCATTCGATGAAAGATGGTGACTCaacaggcatttatttaattgaaAATCGTTGAGATTGCCACTTTAAGAGTGCATACGTATTATCTGTTTCGGAGATCAACGGATTATTGGACGTTGACCACAACTACAACGGAATCACAaaccatttctctttttttatgcAGAGAAGAGTGAtggcgatggtgatgatgacgatgaggacGGGAAGCCAGAGaggcccccccccgccgccactgGGGGCCACAGAAGGGCCAGCGGTGGAGGGAGAGACCCCCGCAGGCCCAAGCGTCCCCGGACCATCCTGAGCACCCCTCAGAGGAGAACCTTCAAGGCCTCCTTCGAGGTGTCTCCCAAGCCCTGCAGAAAGGTAGCAGGACGCTCGGTTGACGATCCAGGATGGCCGATCGATTCACTTTGTTTATGCACTTTACGTCCCGCACTGGTGGGATTATAGCATAtcattagcctcatagcatgatTGCCAAAGTCTTATTTTGGCCAAATGGTGATGTCTGACCTAACTCTACTCGCCTAATGCAGCTGATTCACTGTGCTccattggctatatcctaagccaatcagggtgctttttacattccatcaACACCATCTGCCTAAGACAGGCATTTTTacgctaaatacaagatgaaccttaatATATGACTTGGGCAATTACGCTATGAGGCTTATGATATTAGGGTTTGACTTCTTCTTTTGCGTTCTCCATAACAATTGAATCGTATTCCTGCTAATGAATGGTTATACCCGATGCCATGTGACTCATCTTTCTACAAGGTTGTTTGCTAGTGGTTTAGGGGTGACGTTGTGTTTCGTGTTGCCTCAGGTCAGGGAGAGCCTGGCCATGGAGACGGGCCTCAGTGTGCGAGTGGTGCAGGTGTGGTTCCAGAACCAGAGAGCCAAGGTGAGGAACAAGTCAGATCCTAGAgataaaagaagaaaagaaaagcttTTTACAGTTAGAACTTGTCATTGCAAGCTTTGAACTGCTTTTTAGGGATATATTACAGACCACTTACAGTCACTAATACAGACCATAGTAGACACTATGTAGGCCTTCAAATTGTCCCATGGAATAACTTTATGAACGCTTGGCCatctcttatttttttatttttggaacACATTTGTTCAACCACATACCGTGTAGTAGGGTTCTATAACATAAACATTTAAATGTTGTAGTTGGATTATCAACTTATTAAAGTCTAGATGAAGTATTGTAGTATACATGAATGTATTATGCTTATAAAATCAACTCAATTCAATTTTAGCATACAGAAATGTGAAGATAGACAAATGCAGAAACTGAATGCACCACAGAACATTCAGTATATATCCAACTACTATATATCATTATTAAATAAGGGGATTAAACTCTCTCAGACACATCCCGATAAATCCACCTGTGTGCCATTGACCAAGCCCTGTACCCTGTGTCTCTTGTTTGCTTGCAGATGAAGAAGCTGGCCCGCAGACAACAGCAACAGCTGGATCATCAGAAGAGCAACAGGCTGGGCCAAGGTAAAGGGTTCGGCTTAAGGtgatgtgtgtctttatgtgtgttggTTAGAATAGCAGTCAAAAACGTAATATCTCTAAATAACCTCATCATTCTGTGTGGTGGCTCCAACCACTAACATGCCAACCACAATGCCGATACTAAATTGACCAAGGTTCGATTCTGACCTGCGAAACttacatataatataatataccatataatatatgtatattatatatatatatatatatatatatatatataacaaaaaTTATAGCATCATGATTGAGTGTAACATCGTTTTACTGTAATTAATAACACAATGAGTTAGTTGCTTAAAAAGTAATAACCCATTTGTGTACTATTGCAAAAGACAATGAGATATAACATATTACGTCAACCAGTTATAAACATAACAAACACTGGTAAGGCACCTGACCTTTCGGTGTAAAATATGGTTCATACGTTTAGATAGACCAGTTATTTATTCTTATGTTTACGCCTGACTACCAGGGGTTTTACATACGGTTATCTTCACACCCCGTAACACACGTCTGTTTAGAGACGGTAGTGAAGTATCGGGCTTTCCTATCAGCAGGGATCTTGGAAGCGTCGCCTACGGCGGATATGAACAGACAATCTAGATTAGTGACTCACTGCTTTTCCAAGCTCTCATTTTGTCCGTCTCAGTGACCACCATATTGTCAATATTGACATATCAATAGAGTTGATTATGCTGTCGGCTGGTGTGCGCACGGACGTATCCAGGAAATGCAGAAATTAAAAGATATATGGTGACAGGATGCTTAAGAACATGGTGGGACATTACAGGCTGGTGTTtggaaaaatgtatttattagcTTGCAAATCACATCCAATTCTACAgtgaatataataatacaataatcgTAACAGATTAATAATGAGACATAAATCAGCAAACATCACCCCTCCCTATCACCAACACAGGCGGAGAAATcgaaaaatacataaattattAAGAGactcttttccttttttgtattttatttggtgACCTCATTAACAACGCATTTCATGAGTCATAGTGAACATGACTTTAAGTAATAGCAGTTATGTGTGCTGTTAAAAAACCGACCAAATGCATACACTCCCTGTTATGAAGACAGCCCTCAAGTCCTCTTCTTGTGTTCCAGGGGGGATCTCAGGTTGCATGGAGAGTCTGCACAGATGTTACTCAGGCCAACTGCCCGCCACTCGAGAGCAGCGGCCAAACACCTCTGTGGACCTCAACGCAGGCTACAGCCATGACGTACCCTTCCAACAGAGCCTGACCCCGCCCCAGATGCCGGGAGATCACATGTATCCCTACGGTGAGCAGCTGAATCTGTTGATTACGTTGAAATTGTGCTGCATCGAAGTTATTCACCTAGTGGACATATTGGTTAGTTAGGGGTTAGGGAGACCATCTGGAATATTTGGGGAAACTATACTCTCCCAAATATGACTTTAGAGAGACGGGATCTGGAAGCGTGTAATTAGCTAACGGCAAACACAAACTCTGCCAGAGCTCGTTAACCTTTACTGGTGGGAAGACAATCTCAAACATCAAAGTTCTTCAGTTGGTTTCCGTCTGATACAATATCTCCATAAGAAAACCGGATAGTATCGCACATCTCTCATGACTGATATTGAGTTGATCAATAGCCACACCACCCATAGTATGTTCAACCTTGACCAGTTAAGCTTGGCAGATGTTTGTATGTCTGGGGAAATTCATGATGGATTCCCATGGTTATCATGCTCATGGTAAATCATCGAGCCAGCGCTGAATCACAGGAGAGACAGCAGGTGCCCAGCATAAAAGTCCATTCCATCCTGGGAAGATCAATGTCTAGAGGGTTCAGATAGGGGAAGTACCAAACGATTGTTTAAATTCACCTGTTATTCTTTTCACAATGTATTAACCCTATAACCGGCCTATAAATCGGCGGATTCTGACAAACCAATCATTGTGCTACTTAGGACCCGGATCTATTTTCAACGACGTGGACAGCgactcctccctgaccagcCTGAGTGACTGCCTGGTGACGACCTCTGGCCTGGGCCTCTTCCCCACTCCGCTGGGGAACCCCATTGACTGTCTGTACACCATGCAGAGCTCCTACTTTGCCTCCTGAGGACAGCCCACCAGTGACCCAGGGGCTCTAGTTTCTGTTTGCAAGGACCTCGCCCTCGCCGCTTCTCGTTACTGGAAAATACATAACGCCATTTTTTTGGTGGACATGCTAATTTGGACAGGCGAATTTTGCCATTATCGAAAGGAAAGTAGTTtaagagagggaatgacattAAGAAAAGGACTACATGGGTGACTACATGActacatgttttttttgctcGGGAATATGCGTCTGGGCCCCCTCCCATTCAGACAGATTTCCAGCTGACCTTTTTCCGTGtcgggccaatcacaactgtcgtGCACTATGGGCACTATAATGCCGTTGAGGACCAAGATTGCTGCCACTGTTGTGGCACATGTtccgttgctctgattggtcgaggGCTATCCAATTGCGTCGACAGGCAATTTGGTCAGATTGGTTGATAACGCCCCTTGGGAACTGAAAATGAACTGAGATGTTCAAGACAAGTTTTTATTTGCTAATTTGGTCCGGAGATGTCAGACTTAGCCAAAAACCCAACCCCCAAGGTCGTCCGTTAGAAAAACGATAGACTTGTGCAACACCAAGTCTCAATACAATATAATGttggtgtgttaatgtgtttacGTGGAATTACCATTGTGTGTCTCTACTACCACCCCCGACTACTAGTATGGCAACCTGAAAATAAACTGCAacaatagaaagttaaaaaaaaagttttctgCTCCTCCAACAAGCCATGATTTGGTGATATTTACTCCTATTGCATACAGTGCATGTGCATTGTTGGAAATTAAATATCACAGTCAGTAATTTAGATTTTTATACCGCATCATATTGCAAACACATTTGAACGTTGGCATTTTAAACGGGtttctgtttattttctgtACATCACATGAGGGACTTATTTTCCAGATTATACACTAAAATGGTATATAGCTAAAACAGGTATGTTGCATGTTGATACTGACTTGAActatttgtttaaataaatgtaatgttcaaagaaaaaacccgaaccaaatgtatatttattaaaaaatgttttgtccGCTATGTACCATTgcactatttatttttttacactcTCATTTGTAAATCTCAGAAATGACAATGCAAAAAGCTTAACTTTTTGTTTACTTGCCTGTTATTTCATGTATTCGAGTCATATTTGAAATCCCAGGATTTGACTGATTTAGAAGAATGGTGTTTAAAacgtttttcttttaatttcaTTCAAACAGCGCATTTCTGTacactgtatatttataaataaaatgctaCTCTGTCACATCGTTAATGGGAAATTCAAATGTCCTTTTAGTTTATGTACCAGTTAGATccccagtaggcctactgtttgtctgtatgtttgtcgCCACATATGTCCGTCCACTGTCTGTCGAAATGTTATatgtgcattttttttatagaaataaCATGTGCATAGTGAAGCTAGGCATGTGCATGTACAGATTTATCCTATCACATATCGTATcacaaataggcctacaacaaCCTCCTCTAAACTGGAACGTATTCTCCTTCATCTAGCAATAGGCTATTTGTTTAATCTTGACCTGACTGATTCATATTACTCTGGGTCGATAAACATCAACGTTTACAATTCTTTCTGATTCGTTTCCTGCTAGCAGATGGCACCAATATTTAACGACATACAGCCAATAACTTCTTTACACTTTGTGTCAACACTAGTGATTATTAAGAGTGGAATAGGCCTACGCCGATTTCTTCCACTCCACTCAATCCCgcctgaaaaaacaaacaaacccttCAGTGCCGTGAAACGATTGTAAAATGATTGATACAACAACTCCATTCTATGCTGACAATGCGGTGGATGCTGTCTTCTGGGTTAATTCAGGTGGAAGTTACAGGTGGAGAAACAGATGTCTGGAGCTTACTGCACAATGAAACGCGCCATCCGAAAGGGTTCAAAGAGAATGACTGGCAAACACTAACCAGGTGATACACAGGAGAGTGGCCACTTGCAATTCCCTGAAATAAATCTATTATGTTTGCGACATACTACCTCTATCCCCGAACAGTTTTTTTCTATTTAGTTTTATTTAGTTCCAcctgtgtttttttaattgggATTCAAGTGTTTTACTGTAAAGATTGGAAAAAGGCAAGCGTATGTGCGTATTCGTGTGTGCATGcccatgcatttgtgtgcgtgtctgtgtgtgtgcatgtgcgtgcgtgcgcgcgcgtgtgtgtgtgtgtgtgtgtgtgtgtgtgtgtgtgtgtgtgtgtgtgtgtgtgtgtgtgtgtgtgtgtgtgtgtgtgtgtgtgtgtgtgtgtgtgtgtgtgaatgtatctGCAATGCTATGTCTATTTGATTTATAAACATAATTATAGATCTATATGTATAAACTAAGCCCTACCCCAGGATATAGTCTCTTAGCTTCATGTCAATGAGCAGTGAGTGTCTATGGGGCCTTGGGACAATACACTACTTTGCCTGTCTTATCAGCGGGCCAATCTATCTGACTTCATGGGAGGGAGATCCAGAGAGGCTTGACACTCTGCTGAGCATGACCGAGTTCTTCCTATAGGCGACAACGTCTTCCTATAACGTTACAACCTAAACCCTTGCTTGAACCTTTGCATGCATAACGGCTGACATCTTGACAGCGCTTGGAAACCGACATGCTCTCTTTTTCAGGTTTGAACAACAATCGATTTCACCTCGAGGTGAGACGATTGTTGACTGGATCCAGTCGCGTCACCAGCGGGACTGAAGAAGGTGCGCTATTATTTTCTTTGTGTCAGGAAGAGAAATtaccaaatatttttttgtatttaataaaaataagttACTATCTGCAACTTTGAAGCATTAATAAAGAATTAAATAGCCTATTTACAAGCTTCAGTGAGGTAGATCTAATTACTTCGTACTTTGCACGGCTGCGATGGTAAAGGCATCTCAAACCTTTAAATGTAATTCATAAATACTTAGTAAGGCATAGTCCTATATTTAGAAAGGTTTGGTCTGGAAATCGATTTGCATTGTCAGAATTGAAATATGCTGTCAAAATCGAAATATGTTCGGGCACTCTAATTGGCAAGACAGCAGTAACGCAGAAACGCTGCCCTCTAATGGTTACTTCTGGTTGAAATACacttgtatttatgtgtgtgtgtgtgtgtgtgtgtgtgtgtgtgtgtgtgtgtgtgtgtgtgtgtgtgtgtgtgtgtgtgtgtgtgtgtgtgtgtgtgtgtgtgtgtgtgtgtgtgtgtgtgtgtgtgtgtgtgtgtgtgtgtgtgtgtgtgtgtgtgtgtgtttttgtctgtgtgtgtgtgtgtcatccctCCCTCGC from Gadus macrocephalus chromosome 4, ASM3116895v1 includes these protein-coding regions:
- the LOC132454847 gene encoding LIM homeobox transcription factor 1-beta-like, whose translation is MDTAVGLPETRSSAAEDAAGPLMSDPLRTGALAVNVKIEHQSPAPARCAGCHRSISERFLMRVDGASWHEQCLQCAVCRRPLNNTCYFKDTKLYCKVDYQQVFSTKCRGCREKIAPTEFVMRALDGVYHLGCFRCGVCQRRLCKGDQFVVRQGRLLCKHDYEKERRLDTISPDYSDLEKSDGDGDDDDEDGKPERPPPAATGGHRRASGGGRDPRRPKRPRTILSTPQRRTFKASFEVSPKPCRKVRESLAMETGLSVRVVQVWFQNQRAKMKKLARRQQQQLDHQKSNRLGQGGISGCMESLHRCYSGQLPATREQRPNTSVDLNAGYSHDVPFQQSLTPPQMPGDHMYPYGPGSIFNDVDSDSSLTSLSDCLVTTSGLGLFPTPLGNPIDCLYTMQSSYFAS